A genome region from Jeongeupia sp. HS-3 includes the following:
- the ltaE gene encoding low-specificity L-threonine aldolase, translating into MQWIDVRSDTVTQPTPAMRAAMADAVVGDDVYGDDPTVAALETAAAAALGKDAALFVPSGTFGNQLALFTHCERGDEVIVAEDSHIVWHEVGGAAIIAGVNLRPVLQLNGDAVRTRIRPGGDIHLPRTGLVCIENARGNGSVMPLETMRELWDVAQAAGIPVHLDGARLFNAAAALGVEARELTQYADSVMFCLSKGLAAPVGSILAGPADFIERARKKRKLMGGGLRQVGVLAAPGLIALDEMSLRLHDDHANARLLAELLEQLPGVVVHRDQLDINMVFFELLDIHLDADAVIAKMLAQGIKANLPEAGVWRFVTHWQVGRSEVEQVAAAFGAALRR; encoded by the coding sequence ATGCAATGGATCGATGTACGCAGTGACACCGTCACCCAGCCGACCCCGGCAATGCGCGCGGCCATGGCCGATGCCGTCGTCGGCGACGACGTGTACGGCGACGATCCGACCGTCGCAGCGCTTGAAACCGCCGCCGCCGCCGCGCTGGGCAAAGACGCGGCGCTGTTCGTGCCCAGCGGCACTTTCGGCAACCAGCTCGCCTTGTTCACCCATTGCGAGCGCGGCGACGAAGTGATCGTGGCCGAGGACAGCCATATCGTCTGGCACGAAGTGGGCGGCGCGGCGATCATCGCCGGCGTCAACCTGCGCCCGGTGCTGCAGCTCAATGGCGACGCGGTACGCACGCGCATTCGCCCGGGCGGCGACATCCATTTGCCGCGCACCGGCCTCGTTTGCATCGAGAACGCCCGTGGCAATGGCAGCGTGATGCCGCTGGAGACGATGCGCGAGCTCTGGGACGTCGCCCAAGCCGCTGGTATTCCGGTACACCTCGACGGCGCACGGCTGTTCAACGCCGCGGCGGCGCTCGGCGTCGAAGCGCGCGAGCTGACGCAATACGCCGACAGCGTGATGTTCTGTTTATCCAAGGGGCTGGCGGCGCCGGTCGGCTCCATCCTCGCCGGCCCGGCGGACTTCATCGAACGCGCGCGGAAAAAGCGCAAGCTGATGGGCGGCGGGCTGCGTCAGGTCGGCGTGCTCGCCGCGCCGGGGCTGATTGCGCTGGACGAAATGAGCTTGCGGCTGCATGACGACCACGCCAATGCCAGACTGCTGGCCGAGCTGCTCGAACAGCTACCGGGTGTGGTGGTGCACCGTGACCAGCTTGATATCAATATGGTGTTTTTCGAGCTGCTCGATATCCATCTGGATGCCGACGCAGTGATTGCCAAAATGCTGGCGCAGGGCATCAAGGCCAATCTGCCTGAAGCCGGCGTCTGGCGTTTCGTCACCCACTGGCAGGTGGGCCGCAGCGAAGTCGAGCAAGTCGCCGCAGCCTTCGGCGCAGCGCTGCGCCGCTAA
- a CDS encoding site-specific DNA-methyltransferase, which translates to MAVGLNKSELTDEAKLTVARDPRLSPALPPSNTKVSLSYPGKLSESDVLKSVSTRYKKLDGSSIIDVDGIGSNGFVWADNWFGLHSLLNTKTKAQLIYLDPPYATGYDFQSRGQEHAYNDSLGDAAYIEFMRRRLILLRELLDDTGSIYVHIGHQMVSELKMLLDEVFGKRNFRNLISRKKCSSKNFTKNQYSNMNDYVLFYTKSANYIWNRPSQKPDPEWIAKEYSKVDEKGQFKLVPIHAPGVRHGETGSAWRGMMPPPGKHWQYQPSKLDELDVKGEIHWSKTGNPRRKVYLTEDKSIGLSDYWDQYRDAHHQSILITGYPTEKNFDMLKMIVGASSNPGDLVIDPFCGSGSTLHAAEALGRRWIGIDQSFLAAKTVTERLLRGRKPMGDYVKRDGSLDLFPQISVTAQHEKAEANFNVYLDDEIASAYPTELSELSALLR; encoded by the coding sequence ATGGCTGTTGGACTCAACAAATCAGAACTTACTGATGAAGCAAAGTTGACGGTGGCGCGTGATCCCCGCCTCTCTCCCGCCTTGCCGCCATCGAACACAAAGGTTTCCCTCAGCTATCCAGGTAAATTGTCTGAAAGCGATGTTCTCAAATCAGTATCGACCAGGTATAAGAAGCTAGATGGTTCTTCAATCATTGATGTAGATGGCATCGGTTCAAATGGTTTCGTATGGGCTGATAATTGGTTTGGCCTTCATTCTTTACTGAATACCAAGACGAAAGCACAATTGATCTATCTTGATCCACCATATGCCACTGGGTATGACTTCCAATCACGGGGTCAAGAGCATGCATATAATGATTCACTTGGTGATGCCGCATATATTGAGTTCATGCGCCGACGGTTAATTTTGCTTCGGGAGCTGCTTGATGATACGGGCTCCATTTATGTTCACATTGGGCACCAGATGGTCTCCGAGCTCAAGATGCTCTTAGATGAAGTCTTCGGAAAACGCAATTTTAGAAATTTGATTTCTCGCAAAAAATGCAGCAGCAAAAACTTCACAAAGAATCAGTATTCAAATATGAATGACTATGTGCTGTTCTATACGAAGTCTGCTAATTACATCTGGAACCGCCCTTCACAGAAACCTGATCCAGAGTGGATTGCCAAGGAATACTCTAAGGTTGATGAGAAAGGTCAATTCAAACTGGTGCCTATTCATGCTCCCGGCGTACGGCATGGCGAAACTGGGTCGGCTTGGCGGGGAATGATGCCGCCTCCGGGAAAACACTGGCAGTATCAACCATCCAAGCTTGATGAACTGGATGTGAAAGGGGAAATACACTGGTCGAAGACAGGAAATCCCCGCCGGAAGGTCTATCTGACTGAAGATAAAAGCATCGGCTTGTCGGATTACTGGGATCAGTATAGAGATGCTCATCATCAGAGCATCTTGATAACTGGTTATCCAACAGAAAAAAACTTCGACATGCTTAAGATGATCGTCGGTGCAAGTAGCAATCCCGGCGATTTGGTAATCGACCCATTTTGTGGATCCGGATCAACACTACATGCCGCAGAAGCTCTTGGGCGCCGATGGATTGGAATCGATCAGTCGTTCCTTGCAGCAAAAACGGTAACGGAGCGGTTATTGCGTGGAAGAAAGCCGATGGGCGACTACGTCAAACGGGATGGGTCTCTTGATCTTTTCCCTCAAATAAGTGTTACCGCACAACATGAGAAAGCCGAAGCAAACTTCAACGTCTATCTTGATGATGAAATCGCTTCGGCGTATCCGACAGAGCTAAGTGAGCTGTCGGCGCTCCTGCGCTAA
- a CDS encoding Card1-like endonuclease domain-containing protein, translated as MHLLCPIDTVHSDILTPALDRIFGIQHMTVAAHSHRLNAAADIADIAAAAQIKCDIIELTGEDSPSLLRGTLAQIIHEAPMPTLINLSGASPILAALAQEVALLRQVPSFVIHPERDTLVWLNHLPNVQPAQGHNVADRLTLEGYFGLFGCDVIETSLDLKHRKPPLEKLARHMAWFASNDPRQLYSLMQHVVRADANGLTAPLPRELQPYLMAIEQAGLITLLHGGELKLRDAQALRFLNGGWLEYWLFAEAASLIGQCAIHDVACGVQIVTHDGVKNEYDLALLCNNQLYLVECKTQQPENRQIGRGVGNEVLFKLDSVSHLSELDARAMLVSVSRPTDHEIHRAEQQDIEIVCGHDLVDLRQHLKDWLSAH; from the coding sequence ATGCATCTGCTCTGCCCCATCGATACCGTCCACTCCGACATCCTCACCCCCGCGCTCGACCGGATCTTCGGCATCCAGCACATGACCGTCGCCGCACACAGCCACCGGCTGAACGCGGCCGCCGACATTGCCGACATCGCTGCGGCGGCGCAGATCAAATGCGACATCATCGAGCTGACCGGCGAGGATTCGCCATCACTGCTGCGCGGCACGCTGGCACAAATCATCCACGAAGCGCCAATGCCGACGCTGATCAACCTCAGCGGCGCCAGCCCCATCCTTGCAGCGCTGGCGCAAGAGGTCGCGCTGCTGCGACAGGTGCCCAGCTTCGTGATCCACCCCGAACGCGATACGCTGGTCTGGCTCAACCACCTGCCCAATGTGCAGCCGGCGCAAGGCCACAACGTCGCCGACCGGCTGACGCTGGAAGGATATTTCGGTCTGTTCGGCTGCGACGTCATCGAAACCTCGCTTGACCTGAAGCACCGCAAACCACCGCTGGAAAAACTCGCCCGCCATATGGCCTGGTTTGCCAGCAACGATCCGCGCCAGTTGTATTCGCTGATGCAGCATGTCGTTCGCGCCGATGCAAATGGCCTGACCGCGCCACTGCCGCGCGAACTGCAGCCCTATTTGATGGCGATCGAACAGGCCGGGCTGATCACGCTGCTGCACGGCGGCGAGCTGAAGCTGCGCGATGCACAGGCGCTACGCTTTCTCAACGGAGGCTGGCTCGAATACTGGCTGTTCGCCGAAGCCGCCAGCCTGATCGGCCAGTGCGCCATTCATGATGTGGCGTGTGGCGTGCAGATCGTCACTCACGACGGCGTCAAAAACGAATACGACCTGGCCTTGCTGTGCAACAACCAGCTCTATCTGGTCGAATGCAAGACCCAGCAACCGGAAAACCGCCAGATCGGCCGAGGTGTCGGCAATGAGGTGCTGTTCAAGCTCGACAGCGTCTCGCACCTGTCCGAACTGGACGCCCGGGCAATGCTGGTCAGTGTCAGCCGGCCAACCGATCATGAGATCCACCGCGCCGAGCAACAAGACATCGAAATCGTTTGCGGCCACGATCTCGTCGATCTGCGGCAACACCTCAAGGATTGGCTCAGCGCACATTAA
- a CDS encoding AraC family transcriptional regulator, with amino-acid sequence MDLLLPLSLRSYGAGGASHQHTHVQLVLPVLGRLDIEVGGSGGRLDVARGAFIAPDTAHAQSAEGENRFLVLDCEVADLGDDVVERLRRQTFVPISAATRRLIEFIDLACHDRSVPAAVAQHGLPLLLASLVPAAPQPRRLDALRRHVEARPGEDWSVASMAAEVGLSASRLHVLFRAETGQTPQAWLAGLRLQAVQDALRHSDRPIAQLALDAGYADQSALTRALRMATGETPAAFRKRHRQ; translated from the coding sequence ATGGATCTCCTGCTTCCTCTGAGTCTGCGCAGCTACGGTGCCGGCGGTGCGTCACACCAGCACACGCACGTCCAGCTGGTGCTGCCGGTGCTTGGCCGGCTCGACATCGAGGTCGGCGGCAGCGGCGGCCGGCTGGATGTCGCACGCGGTGCCTTCATAGCGCCGGATACCGCCCACGCCCAGTCGGCCGAAGGCGAGAACCGCTTTCTGGTGCTCGATTGCGAGGTCGCTGATCTGGGTGACGATGTGGTCGAGCGCTTGCGGCGACAGACCTTTGTGCCCATTTCGGCGGCGACGCGCAGGCTGATCGAGTTCATCGATCTGGCCTGCCACGACCGCAGCGTGCCGGCCGCCGTGGCGCAACACGGCCTGCCCTTGCTGCTCGCATCGCTCGTGCCGGCTGCGCCGCAGCCGCGGCGTCTTGATGCCTTGCGCCGGCATGTCGAGGCGAGGCCGGGGGAGGACTGGAGCGTGGCGAGTATGGCCGCCGAAGTCGGGCTGAGCGCGAGCCGGCTGCATGTATTGTTCCGCGCCGAAACCGGCCAGACGCCGCAGGCCTGGCTGGCCGGCTTGCGGCTGCAGGCGGTGCAGGACGCGCTGCGCCATTCCGACCGGCCGATCGCGCAACTGGCATTGGATGCCGGCTACGCCGACCAGAGCGCGCTGACCCGCGCGCTGCGCATGGCGACCGGCGAAACGCCCGCGGCCTTTCGCAAACGCCACCGGCAGTAG
- a CDS encoding patatin-like phospholipase family protein codes for MTKRKIAIACQGGGSQTAFTAGALKALYDNGFGEHFRLTSISGTSGGALCAALVWYALLKGDDDVPGRMMALWADNTAQTQAEEHFNHYITESLRATNRGQLPQFNFSPYSPLLQTMMSLSTSQLRPHFTDFHALLSKHIDFDELAASGPRPDLPALLLGAAEILSGQQVKFNSREQSIRIEHLLSSCAVPNLFPAVEFDGGAYWDGLFSDNPPVDELAKAAFVGADNLPDEIWVIKINPTGCNTVPRAPEQILDRRNEMVGNMSLFHQLNSIGFLNDLLRRGAFNTDFLNQFQITEPVLIPRCFENEPAQPYHIPFIEMSQALQDDLDYESKLDRSPENLGRLIRDGESQARQFLNGRMSALELG; via the coding sequence ATGACAAAACGAAAAATCGCCATCGCCTGCCAGGGTGGCGGCAGCCAGACCGCCTTCACCGCCGGCGCGCTGAAGGCACTGTACGACAACGGCTTCGGCGAGCATTTCCGCCTGACCAGCATCAGCGGCACCTCCGGCGGCGCCTTGTGCGCTGCGCTGGTCTGGTACGCGCTGCTGAAAGGCGACGACGACGTCCCGGGCCGGATGATGGCGCTCTGGGCCGACAACACCGCGCAGACGCAAGCCGAGGAGCATTTCAACCACTACATCACCGAATCGCTGCGTGCCACCAACAGGGGCCAGTTGCCGCAGTTCAATTTCAGCCCGTACTCGCCGCTGCTGCAGACGATGATGAGTCTGTCCACCTCGCAATTGCGGCCGCACTTCACCGATTTTCATGCGCTGCTGAGCAAGCACATCGATTTCGACGAACTGGCCGCCAGCGGGCCGCGTCCCGATCTGCCGGCGCTGCTGCTGGGCGCCGCCGAAATCCTGTCCGGCCAGCAGGTCAAATTCAATTCGCGCGAACAATCCATCCGCATCGAGCATCTGCTGTCGTCATGCGCGGTGCCCAACCTTTTCCCTGCGGTCGAGTTCGATGGTGGCGCCTACTGGGACGGGCTGTTTTCCGATAATCCGCCGGTCGACGAGCTGGCCAAAGCCGCCTTTGTCGGCGCCGACAACCTGCCCGACGAAATCTGGGTCATCAAGATCAACCCGACCGGTTGCAACACGGTGCCGCGGGCACCCGAGCAGATCCTTGATCGGCGCAACGAGATGGTCGGCAATATGTCGCTGTTTCATCAATTGAACAGCATCGGCTTCCTGAACGACTTGTTGCGGCGCGGCGCATTCAACACCGATTTCCTCAACCAGTTCCAGATCACCGAACCGGTGCTGATCCCGCGCTGCTTCGAGAATGAACCGGCGCAGCCCTATCACATTCCGTTTATCGAAATGTCGCAAGCCTTGCAGGACGATCTCGATTACGAGAGCAAACTGGATCGCAGCCCGGAAAATCTGGGCCGGCTGATTCGTGATGGCGAATCGCAAGCGCGGCAGTTTCTCAACGGGCGCATGAGCGCGCTCGAGCTCGGCTGA
- a CDS encoding RidA family protein encodes MSNQDIQRLNPTPIWSDAVVFNRIACFVEVPESGDSFAEQTRALLAQAERTLAAIGSDKSRLMMVTIYLPDLANRKVLNEIWAEWLPEGSAPARACVRAELASPDLQIEIAFTAATLG; translated from the coding sequence ATGAGCAATCAAGACATTCAGCGTCTCAACCCAACCCCGATCTGGTCGGATGCGGTGGTTTTCAACCGCATCGCCTGCTTCGTCGAAGTCCCCGAAAGCGGCGATAGCTTCGCCGAACAGACCCGCGCACTGCTGGCGCAGGCCGAGCGCACGCTCGCGGCGATCGGCTCGGACAAAAGCCGGCTGATGATGGTGACGATCTATCTGCCCGATCTGGCCAACCGCAAGGTACTGAACGAGATCTGGGCCGAATGGCTGCCCGAAGGCAGTGCGCCGGCACGCGCGTGCGTGCGCGCCGAATTGGCCTCGCCGGACCTGCAGATCGAAATCGCCTTCACCGCCGCCACCTTGGGCTGA
- the def gene encoding peptide deformylase, translated as MAIRPVLKMGTPSLLQQSEPVQAFDTPELHALIVDLFDTMHATDGVGIAAPQIGINLQVVIFGFDANPRYPHAAPVPPTVLINPVITPLSQELEEGWEGCLSVPGLRGEVPRYTRIRYQGFDAQGQVIDREVDGFHARVVQHECDHLWGILYPQRIRDMTRFGYTDVLFPGLPDTPDE; from the coding sequence ATGGCGATTCGACCGGTTCTGAAAATGGGTACCCCAAGCCTGCTGCAGCAATCCGAGCCGGTGCAGGCTTTTGATACACCCGAGCTGCACGCGCTGATCGTCGACCTGTTCGACACCATGCACGCCACCGATGGCGTCGGCATCGCCGCGCCGCAGATCGGCATCAACCTGCAGGTGGTGATCTTCGGTTTCGACGCCAACCCGCGCTATCCCCACGCTGCGCCGGTGCCGCCGACGGTGCTGATCAACCCAGTGATCACGCCGCTGTCCCAGGAACTGGAAGAGGGCTGGGAAGGCTGCCTCTCAGTCCCCGGCCTGCGCGGCGAAGTGCCGCGCTATACCCGGATCCGCTATCAGGGCTTCGATGCGCAGGGGCAGGTGATCGATCGCGAGGTGGATGGCTTTCATGCCCGCGTGGTGCAGCATGAATGCGACCACCTGTGGGGCATTCTCTACCCGCAGCGGATTCGCGATATGACCCGGTTCGGGTATACCGATGTGCTGTTTCCGGGCTTGCCCGACACGCCGGATGAGTGA
- a CDS encoding DUF445 domain-containing protein encodes MSSDTFTAALYAQREAEKRQRLQRSRAGATGLLLLMAALALLALLVGGGRGGWGYLAAFAEAAVIGGLADWFAITALFKHPMGLPIPHTAIVPQNKARIADSLGQFIETHFLLPDVLAKRIDAFNPARRLAVWLARPNNGRQLTEQGTQFFRFLLDMLDDSKMSLLVRDLALKQLAQIDLAGRIAALLRIVRKADGHQQVFESVVRTALARLDTPQTQDYLATLIANEFNVLRWVALDEAGGRYLARKLIAASSHELERALADHEHPLRLAFDTQLTDWMSALEHDPQTRQQLAAWQRSLLDDSRLQQGLDGLWRDVLGWLRNDLERDDSQIRAKLGGAVKQLGRRLRDDVVFADWLNLRLRTFAAQSLTRYRSEIGIFIADQLKAWDDKVLADRLETNVGIDLQFIRVNGTLVGGLIGLLIYAVRQFAGL; translated from the coding sequence ATGTCATCGGACACATTTACCGCCGCGCTCTACGCCCAGCGCGAAGCCGAAAAAAGGCAGCGCCTGCAGCGATCCCGCGCCGGCGCAACCGGTTTGCTGCTGTTGATGGCGGCCTTGGCGCTGCTGGCCTTGCTGGTGGGCGGCGGCCGTGGTGGCTGGGGTTATCTTGCGGCGTTTGCCGAGGCGGCGGTCATCGGTGGGCTGGCCGACTGGTTTGCGATCACCGCACTGTTCAAGCATCCGATGGGGCTGCCGATTCCGCACACGGCGATCGTGCCGCAGAACAAGGCGCGGATCGCCGATAGCCTCGGGCAATTCATCGAAACGCACTTCCTTCTGCCCGATGTGCTGGCCAAGCGCATCGATGCGTTCAATCCGGCGCGGCGGCTGGCGGTATGGCTGGCGCGGCCCAACAATGGCCGGCAGCTGACCGAACAGGGGACGCAGTTCTTTCGTTTTTTGCTCGACATGCTCGACGATTCCAAAATGAGCCTGCTGGTGCGCGATCTGGCGCTGAAGCAGCTGGCACAGATTGATCTCGCCGGTCGCATCGCCGCGCTGCTGCGGATCGTTCGCAAGGCCGATGGCCATCAGCAGGTGTTCGAGAGTGTGGTGCGCACCGCGCTGGCGCGGCTGGATACACCGCAAACGCAAGATTATCTGGCCACGCTGATCGCCAATGAATTCAATGTGCTGCGCTGGGTGGCGCTGGATGAAGCGGGCGGCCGCTATCTGGCGCGCAAGCTGATTGCGGCCAGCTCGCACGAGCTGGAACGCGCACTGGCGGATCATGAACACCCGCTGCGGCTGGCCTTCGATACCCAGCTAACCGACTGGATGAGCGCGCTCGAACATGATCCGCAGACACGCCAGCAACTGGCTGCGTGGCAACGATCCTTGCTGGATGATTCGCGCTTGCAGCAGGGGCTGGACGGGCTGTGGCGCGACGTACTCGGCTGGCTGCGTAATGACCTGGAGCGCGATGATTCGCAGATTCGCGCCAAATTGGGCGGCGCGGTCAAGCAGCTCGGGCGGCGCCTGCGCGACGATGTGGTTTTTGCCGACTGGCTCAATCTGCGTTTGCGCACCTTCGCCGCGCAATCGTTGACGCGCTACCGCAGTGAAATCGGCATATTCATCGCCGATCAGCTCAAGGCGTGGGATGACAAGGTGCTGGCCGACCGGCTGGAAACCAATGTCGGCATTGATCTGCAGTTCATTCGCGTCAACGGCACGCTGGTGGGCGGCCTGATCGGCCTGCTGATCTATGCCGTGCGGCAGTTTGCCGGCCTGTGA
- a CDS encoding 3-hydroxybutyrate dehydrogenase, giving the protein MLKGKVALVTGSTSGIGLGIAHAFAREGATVVLNGLGKPEEIEATRAQLAADTGASISFIGADLSRADAVAELIAKVETEHGRLDILVNNAGVQHVSPIEDFPPEKWDLIIALNLSAAFHAIRLAVPGMKARGWGRIINIASAHALVASPFKSAYVASKHGVLGLTKTVALELAEYGITANAICPGYVMTPLVQKQIPDTAKARGISEEAVIRDVLLASQATKRFVEVDELGALAVFLCSDGAKSLTGTALPVDGGWTAH; this is encoded by the coding sequence ATGCTCAAAGGAAAAGTCGCACTGGTGACCGGATCGACCAGCGGCATCGGCCTGGGTATCGCCCATGCCTTCGCCCGCGAAGGCGCCACGGTGGTGCTCAACGGTTTGGGCAAACCCGAAGAGATCGAAGCAACGCGCGCGCAACTGGCCGCCGATACCGGCGCCAGCATCAGCTTCATCGGCGCCGATCTGAGCCGTGCCGATGCGGTGGCCGAGCTGATCGCCAAGGTCGAGACCGAGCACGGCCGGCTCGACATCCTCGTCAACAACGCCGGCGTGCAACATGTCTCGCCGATCGAGGATTTCCCGCCGGAGAAATGGGACCTGATCATCGCGCTCAACCTGAGCGCGGCCTTTCACGCCATCCGCCTCGCGGTGCCGGGCATGAAGGCACGCGGCTGGGGCCGGATCATCAATATCGCCTCGGCGCATGCACTGGTGGCATCGCCGTTCAAATCGGCCTATGTCGCCTCCAAGCACGGCGTGCTCGGGCTGACCAAGACCGTTGCGCTCGAACTGGCCGAGTACGGCATCACCGCCAATGCCATCTGCCCCGGCTATGTGATGACGCCGCTGGTACAAAAGCAGATTCCCGATACCGCCAAAGCGCGCGGCATCAGCGAAGAAGCAGTCATCCGCGATGTGTTGCTGGCCTCGCAGGCGACCAAGCGCTTTGTCGAGGTCGACGAACTGGGCGCGCTCGCCGTGTTCCTGTGCAGCGACGGCGCCAAATCGCTCACCGGCACCGCACTGCCGGTGGACGGCGGCTGGACGGCGCATTGA
- a CDS encoding DMT family transporter: MRGRMVIAVGNGVAAGALWGGVFLAPQVLAGFSALQLSAARYLVYGLAAALLLLPRWRALTLGRDEWLALLGLGLLGNIVYYILLANAVRWAGGAATSLIIGMLPVVVTLVGARDHGAVQVRKLVWPLCLCVLGVGLVGIEAMRAETGLASSGLRAAGLLCAFGALASWAVYSVVNSRWLARRPDISGHDWSLLTGVVTGGLALLLVAPAFGGPQQGHQASDWLWFWSVTTAVAICASILGNGLWNRVSRLLPLTLVGQMIIFETVFALLYGFLWAQRLPTVLEASAIACLLAGVLWCTMAHRDTRVSG, translated from the coding sequence ATGCGCGGACGGATGGTGATCGCGGTGGGCAATGGCGTGGCGGCGGGGGCGCTGTGGGGCGGCGTGTTCCTGGCGCCGCAGGTGCTCGCCGGCTTCTCGGCGCTGCAGCTGTCGGCGGCCCGCTATCTGGTTTACGGCCTGGCGGCCGCGCTATTGCTGTTGCCGCGCTGGCGCGCGCTGACGCTCGGCCGCGACGAGTGGCTGGCGCTGCTCGGGCTGGGCCTGCTCGGCAACATCGTCTACTACATCCTGCTGGCGAATGCGGTGCGCTGGGCCGGCGGCGCGGCGACGTCGCTGATCATCGGCATGCTGCCGGTCGTCGTCACGCTGGTCGGCGCGCGCGACCATGGCGCGGTGCAGGTGCGCAAGCTGGTCTGGCCGCTGTGTCTGTGCGTGCTGGGGGTGGGGCTGGTCGGCATCGAGGCCATGCGGGCCGAAACCGGGCTGGCAAGTTCCGGCTTGCGGGCGGCCGGCCTGCTGTGCGCCTTCGGCGCGCTGGCATCGTGGGCGGTGTATTCGGTCGTCAACAGCCGCTGGCTGGCGCGGCGGCCGGACATTTCCGGGCATGACTGGTCGCTGCTGACCGGGGTGGTGACCGGCGGGCTGGCCTTGCTGCTGGTGGCGCCGGCATTCGGCGGCCCGCAACAGGGGCATCAGGCGTCGGACTGGCTGTGGTTCTGGAGTGTCACCACTGCGGTCGCAATCTGCGCGTCCATCCTCGGCAACGGTCTGTGGAACCGTGTCAGCCGGCTGTTGCCGCTGACGCTGGTCGGCCAGATGATCATCTTCGAAACGGTGTTCGCGCTGCTCTACGGTTTTCTGTGGGCCCAGCGCCTGCCGACGGTGCTTGAGGCGTCGGCCATCGCCTGCCTGCTGGCCGGCGTGCTCTGGTGCACCATGGCGCACCGGGACACGCGGGTTTCGGGGTGA
- a CDS encoding glutathione peroxidase, whose product MRALTLVLTALTAFLATPGLAACPPLLNHQFKTLQGQPFDLCQAAGKPVLVVNTASKCGFAPQFDKLEKLSAKYKDRGLLVVGFPSNDFKQELESNKEIGDFCRLTYMVQFPMMEKSAVWGKDVNPFFRDLIKASGTTPKWNFYKYLIAPDGKTVTAYSSVTEPDDKEIIGKIEGWLR is encoded by the coding sequence ATGCGTGCGCTCACCCTGGTTTTAACGGCCCTGACCGCTTTTCTTGCTACCCCTGGTTTGGCTGCCTGCCCGCCGCTGCTCAACCACCAGTTCAAAACGCTGCAAGGCCAGCCCTTCGATCTGTGCCAGGCCGCCGGCAAGCCGGTGCTGGTGGTCAACACCGCGAGCAAGTGTGGCTTCGCGCCGCAGTTCGACAAGCTGGAAAAGCTCAGCGCCAAATACAAGGATCGCGGCCTGCTGGTGGTCGGCTTCCCGTCGAACGACTTCAAACAGGAACTTGAGTCGAACAAGGAAATCGGCGACTTCTGCCGGCTGACCTATATGGTGCAGTTCCCGATGATGGAGAAATCAGCGGTATGGGGTAAGGACGTCAATCCGTTCTTTCGCGACCTGATCAAGGCCAGCGGCACCACGCCGAAATGGAATTTCTACAAATACCTGATCGCCCCGGATGGCAAAACGGTGACCGCATACAGCTCGGTGACAGAACCGGACGACAAGGAAATCATCGGCAAGATTGAGGGGTGGCTGCGCTGA